Proteins encoded in a region of the Candidatus Effluviviaceae Genus V sp. genome:
- a CDS encoding response regulator — HDARPGRFIRITVEDSGCGIPENVIDQIFEPFFSTKGPGKGTGLGLSVVYGIVRQHDGWINVYSEPDRGTVFRIYIPADGDVAVEEACEAVEYDQLQGGGQRILLIEDEEVVREFASRALRQSGYTVFEAKAADEALEVFEKEQGRFELIFSDVVLPDKSGLRLVDDLLERVPDLRILLSSGYTDQKSQWSVIREKGFRFLQKPYTLPDLLATIQEMVHGEDDPRRADGAERLQ, encoded by the coding sequence CACGACGCCAGACCCGGGCGCTTCATCCGGATCACGGTCGAGGACAGCGGATGCGGCATTCCGGAGAACGTGATCGACCAGATCTTCGAGCCGTTCTTCAGCACGAAGGGGCCGGGCAAGGGAACCGGGCTCGGGCTCTCGGTCGTCTACGGCATCGTCCGCCAGCACGACGGCTGGATCAACGTCTACAGCGAACCCGACCGGGGCACCGTGTTCCGCATCTACATCCCCGCCGACGGCGACGTCGCCGTCGAGGAAGCGTGCGAGGCGGTCGAGTACGACCAGCTGCAGGGCGGCGGGCAGCGCATTCTCCTCATCGAGGACGAGGAGGTGGTCAGGGAGTTCGCGTCGCGCGCTCTGCGCCAGAGTGGGTACACGGTCTTCGAGGCCAAGGCGGCCGACGAGGCGCTCGAGGTGTTCGAGAAGGAGCAGGGACGCTTCGAGCTCATCTTCAGCGACGTCGTCCTTCCCGACAAGAGTGGTCTCAGACTCGTCGACGACCTGCTCGAGCGCGTCCCCGACCTCCGCATTCTCCTCTCGAGCGGCTACACCGACCAGAAATCACAATGGTCGGTCATCCGCGAGAAGGGCTTCCGCTTCCTGCAGAAGCCGTACACACTCCCCGACCTGCTTGCGACAATCCAGGAGATGGTGCACGGTGAGGACGATCCACGCCGAGCCGACGGTGCGGAGAGGTTGCAGTAG